Proteins found in one Crassostrea angulata isolate pt1a10 chromosome 3, ASM2561291v2, whole genome shotgun sequence genomic segment:
- the LOC128177651 gene encoding ceramide kinase-like: MQPNSDETKTDMDFINSHLICKSSSSEFSIHESQILKSCVHESNDGAFLEVHYVVERNKKLTRRRHQCPGTLENCLETNKKIQNTLADKRPKRLLVFINPRSGSRKAEKIYAKRVLPAFELCEIQTNVIVTNRANEVKDMLMNIDLKEFDGVVAVGGDGIYNEVVSGLTVRELRDHDQDPDNPESKLSQLKLPIGIIPAGSGNYTAWYLNGTKCPVTAALRIVMGRCVSTNIASLHQGNKCSGYSGLILGFGLFGDVMRDCEKYRWMGTSRFKVIPVGSVLNRRPVNVSISYIPTENKRIQCQEDITIQKPDFLRLTSVPVTNTKSARDGYKKRTVSFSDFLDTPSEWKTAEDRVVYAVDTYPITMKPDGTRMAPNFGGDSLELLITGKCKLADHFRQLKAVDDGMSSCYDFEFVKKIQVQRYRVRVLRNKTEDFYLNCDGEVIRLEHPEFDVRLHKNAVQLYGKAK, translated from the exons ATGCAGCCAAATTCTGATGAAACAAAAACTGATATGGACTTTATAAACTCgcatttaatttgtaaatcttCTTCAAGTGAAT tttcaatTCACGAAAGTCAAATTCTGAAGAGTTGTGTACATGAAAGTAATGATGGCGCATTTCTAGAAGTACATTATGTTGTGGAGAGAAATAAGAAATTGACCAGAAGACGCCATCAATGCCCTGGAACTTTGGAAAATTGTTTGGAGACtaataagaaaattcaaaatactttAGCAG acAAAAGACCAAAACGTTTGTTGGTATTCATAAATCCAAGAAGCGGAAGTAGGAAGGCCGAAAAAATTTATGCTAAACGAGTCCTGCCGGCGTTTGAACTTTGtgaaattcaaacaaatgtaATTG TTACTAACAGGGCAAACGAAGTAAAAGACATGTTGATGAATATCGATTTGAAGGAATTTGATGG AGTGGTTGCTGTGGGCGGAGACGGGATTTACAATGAAGTGGTATCTGGACTGACAGTAAGAGAGCTACGAGATCATGACCAGGACCCGGATAATCCAGAATCTAAGCTATCACAGCTGAAGCTTCCAATAGGAATTATTCCAGCAG GGTCTGGAAACTATACAGCATGGTATCTAAATGGTACCAAATGTCCAGTGACGGCAGCATTAAGGATCGTGATGGGACGTTGTGTTTCGACCAATATTGCCAGTCTACATCAAGGAAACAAATGCAGTGGATATTCGGGTCTCATTCTCGGGTTTGGGTTGTTTGGAGATGTGATGAGAGACTGTGAGAAGTACCGATGGATGGGGACCAGTAGATTTAAAG TTATACCTGTGGGCTCGGTGCTGAACAGAAGACCTGTCAACGTTTCGATATCTTATATTCCAACCGAAAATAAAAGGATACAATGTCAGGAGGATATCACGATCCAGAAACCAGATTTTCTTCGTCTAACATCTGTTCCAGTGACTAACACAAAGAGTGCCCGAGATGGCTATAAGAAGAGAACAGTTTCTTTCTCAGACTTTCTTGACACACCATCAG AATGGAAGACTGCAGAAGACAGAGTGGTGTACGCAGTAGATACTTATCCAATCACAATGAAGCCTGATGGAACAAGAATGGCCCCAAATTTTGGAGGCGACTCCTTAGAGCTACTAATAACAGGAAAATGTAAACTTGCTGACCATTTTAGGCAACTGAAAGCAGTAGACGATGGAATGTCATCATGT TACGACTTCGAATTCGTGAAAAAGATTCAAGTTCAGCGATATCGTGTTCGAGTGTTGAGAAACAAAACGGAGGATTTCTACTTAAATTGTGACGGGGAAGTTATCCGTCTTGAACATCCAGAGTTCGATGTCAG ATTGCATAAAAACGCTGTGCAGCTTTATGGAAAAGCCAAATAG